From Triticum urartu cultivar G1812 chromosome 2, Tu2.1, whole genome shotgun sequence, a single genomic window includes:
- the LOC125540730 gene encoding putative UPF0496 protein 5 translates to MGNRHGIMRPRRLKSARATGEEGHELGSYEAACSADPELRSFDAALRRRASLAVSAAASGVEVRSMSLGSLREVTGCLVDMNQEVVRVVLASKHDVWGCPELFALVEDYFDASLHTLDFLAALDKALRRARDSQLVLHLALQVQDPAVRPARALGALRRFKEAAGEPFTDEFFAAFQAAYRQQLGMLDRLRRQKRRLDGRLRSLRVWRRVAGVVFATTFAAILVCSVVAAAIAAPPVAAALAAAASLPVGSAGKWVDAMMKRYRDALRGHKDVVSAMQVGTFVAIEDLDSIRALVGRLEVQIGSMVGCAELAERDEGALRLAVEEVKRKLEAFMKSVDDLGQQADKCSRDIRQARTVVLQRIIHHH, encoded by the coding sequence ATGGGGAACCGTCACGGCATAATGAGGCCCCGGCGGCTAAAGAGCGCGCGGGCGACGGGGGAGGAGGGGCATGAGCTGGGGTCGTACGAGGCGGCGTGCAGCGCGGACCCGGAGCTGCGGAGCTTCGACGCGGCGCTGCGGCGGCGCGCGAGCCTCGCCgtgtcggcggcggcgtccggggTGGAGGTGCGGTCCATGTCCCTGGGCTCCCTCCGCGAGGTCACCGGCTGCCTGGTGGACATGAACCAGGAGGTGGTCCGCGTCGTCCTCGCCAGCAAGCACGACGTGTGGGGGTGCCCCGAGCTGTTCGCGCTCGTGGAGGACTACTTCGACGCCAGCCTCCACACCCTCGACTTCCTCGCCGCGCTCGACAAGGCCCTCCGCCGCGCCCGCGACTCGCAGCTCGTCCTGCACCTCGCGCTCCAGGTCCAGGATCCGGCCGTCCGGCCAGCGCGCGCCCTCGGCGCGCTGCGGAGGTTCAAGGAGGCGGCCGGCGAGCCGTTCACGGACGAGTTCTTCGCCGCGTTCCAGGCGGCGTACCGGCAGCAGCTGGGCATGCTGGACAGGCTGCGGCGGCAGAAGCGGAGGCTGGACGGTCGCCTCCGGTCGCTCCGCGTATGGCGCCGCGTGGCCGGCGTCGTCTTCGCGACCACCTTTGCGGCGATCCTCGTCTGCTCGGTGGTGGCCGCGGCCATCGCCGCTCCGCCCGTCGCGGCCGCGCTGGCCGCCGCGGCGTCGCTGCCCGTGGGCTCCGCCGGGAAGTGGGTGGACGCGATGATGAAGCGGTACCGGGACGCGCTCCGGGGGCACAAGGACGTGGTGAGCGCAATGCAGGTCGGCACGTTCGTGGCCATCGAGGACCTGGACAGCATACGCGCGCTCGTTGGCCGGCTCGAGGTCCAGATCGGCTCCATGGTGGGCTGCGCAGAGCTGGCGGAGCGCGACGAGGGTGCCCTGAGGTTGGCGGTGGAGGAGGTGAAGAGGAAGCTGGAGGCGTTCATGAAGAGCGTGGATGACCTCGGCCAGCAGGCGGACAAATGTAGCCGGGACATCCGGCAAGCCAGGACCGTCGTGCTGCAGAGGATCATTCATCACCATTAA